The window TGCGTAGGTGACTACAGAAATGTACaagctaagtcacctcagttgcttccgactctttgcaacctcatgaactgcagcctgccaggttccgctgtccatgggattttccaggcaagaatactagagtgggttatctGGAGAGGTGGAGGCATTCTTGACACTGAAAATTCTTCGCCAGCCCCAGGCATTTTCCCACAGCCTCCTAGCCCAGCTTCCGGGTCTATTGGTCCTGGTGACCATCCCTACAACCCTCTTGGGTCTCGACCTAAGGCTGGGAACTCCCACATCCCAGTCGGTGGCCTGAGGCCTGGCGGGGAGCACATTGGTGTGCCTACATGAGTACATGCACATGCATCCACACCAGTTAGACCTGAAAAAAAGATACGAACTGGGGAGAGAGACACCTGGAGACCCTCCCAGTCCTGGCTCTGGATCTTGGGCGCAGCCCTGGGAAGTGTGGCTCTGAGACAACAGACATCTCCCACATAATAGTCCCCAGTCATCCCCTCACCCCAAGGCAACCGCAGGCCCACTCCTCACTGGCCCTGGCGCCttgccctccccccccccccacagttGGGGGAAGGGGTTCTAAGACCACacactctgctttttttttctcatccccTCTCCTGCACCCTGGGTCATTGCATTTATGGAGCAAGACCCTGTGACATGAAGTTCCCAGGAAGTGAAGGTGAAGGTCTTTTACGAGCTCCACTCATGTTAAAGGGCTTGCACAGGACCCTTTGGGCCTTGGATGGTTCAGAAGGGGACAAAAGGGTTAGAGGGTAAGGATTGTAGGGGGAAAGACTTCTGGGCACCATTGCCCAGATGGCACCGGGGCAGATACTTGCCCAGAGCCCAAGAGTCACACAGCCGAGGCTGGTTCTCTTGTCATCTGCAGGGACAAAGGAATAAGAAGGCCAAGACTTGCAAGATGAACAGGGCCAGGTGGGCAAAGAAAAAGGGAACGTGTAGAAACTGTGAAGGGGAAAGGAGAGATGAAGGTTGGGAGGGGGAAAGGCGGCTCAACCTCGAGAAAACACATGGCCAGGTGCAACCCGGGCGGGAGGCACAGGCAAGGGATGGGGAGCCCAGAACGCCAACACCAGcgtttcatttttaaatcttcTAGGTGTCTGCGGGTCAAATAAAGACAAGGGCAGTAACGATTATTCTGTTAAATCTATGGTACTTGACTTCGCAAACACTAATTGATTAGACACCAAAATGATTTGTTTAAAGAGTTTTCCTTCCCAAGTGCAGCTGCTTTCCAGCGGGTCGGCGTGATCCTGCAAGGCTGCGGAGGAGCTCACCAAATGGGCCATGCTCCTGGCTGCAGAGGCTACAATCAGCCCAGGGCTCTGGGGGCTAGTCCACACCCGTCCACCTCAGATTCTGGGCTGACCTGCCACCCTCGACTTCCATCCTTGCTGTTCACCAGGTCCGAAGCTTGGTGCACCTGGAGATCATCGTAAGCCAAATTTGCCCTCTCTCCAACCCTTTTGCTCAGAGTTGTCCTCAGTTTGGGTCGCTTTGATCTGCTCCAGTGAAAGGACCTCTTCTCCCTTTCCCCTGTCCTCCCCAGTCTCCAGCCCTGTCGTCCTCTACATCAGGGGCTCACCGGCTAACCTGGAATAGAGCCCCAGAAAAGAAGTACTGGAAGAGCATTTACCCCGCCCCAAATCTGGTAAATTCATTGCCCTACTGCACCCGCAGCCCAGATAGGTCTCCTTTATAATATACTTCAACAATACAAAGACTAGGAAAGAAAATCCACTGAAGGGTTGGCCAGAGAAGGTCACCTGCCCCGGAATCTAGCTGGCTGCATCCATAGCGGGGTCTTGAAAACAGTATGTTCCACCTGGGAGCCTTGGACCCCATCCCAAGCCCCAGGGCATCAGTAAGCCCCTCTCCTTTTAGGGCTCTTAGCCAGAGATCTTGAAAAACCCTAGCCAAAATGGGTAGCCATTGGAATGAATTTAAGTCCAGGAAAAGCCGCCTCTAGCTTATCTGGTTGCCCAATTGCCCAAGAATGAACGAGGAGAGGCTCCCAGACCCATCTGAGGTCCTAGAATGTTGGACCACCTGGGCATCTCCTATAACCCGGAGTCTGCTGAGCTGGCAGGAGCTGTCAAAGAGCTCTTCACCAGAGCATCTTCTCTTTAGGATTTGGAAAGTGGAGGTAGGAAATGCCACAAAGGAGAGTGTGAACCCACACTATATATAGTGTGCAAAAcataatttacattaaaaaggaaaaaactaacaACAGATGAATAAGAAGTATATGAAGGTCAAAGATTGATGAAGAGGGCTCAAATAATTGATTAGCATTTCCTTGGCCCTCATAAAGTGGAGAGAAGCCACtgactaaatttttttaatagttgtcAATAGGGAATCACAGGCCACCTTCTTCTGAATTTTTCCTATTCTAAGCCAATAGCAATTttctggataaaaaaaaaatctgcggAGGTGGGAGGAAGACAGGAAGCACCCAGGTTAGAAGCACCCAGGACCAAATCCTTCACCCACAGTTATCAGGTGCCTAACTCTACCCGACACCAAAGAAATGGTTCCTCACCAAGAGTTTAATTCTAGACTTGCTACAGGCATCAGAAAGGCTGGTGAGTTACATTCCAAGGCCCTGGTCAAGGAACCAGCCTTGCCATGAAGCCCTGGGTGAGGGAATCCACCCCGACACTCAGGTTTGCTCTTTGTGCTCTCTACAAACAGGAAGTAAACATTTAATGACTCAGAGGGGCTGGAAACAGTTCCTTGGAAGGGTACTGAAAACTGGGACTGAGTCATATGCCACATCTCTGTTACAAAGAACACTAAAGCAGCAACTCTGAGACCGATAGAAGGTTCTCAAAGAACCTTGTGTAGCCagcatttggaggaaaaaattatTCCCATTCTCTTTTCTAAGCCTTTTGGGGTCACCGGGCAAGCTCTAGCCCACCTAGCATAGGAAGGACTGGACCTGCCTGACCAACACCAAGCAGCACGCCAACATCTACAAAATAAGTAGTCTGAAATCCTTGTTTCCACACTGAAAATATTGCCAGCAACAAGCATCCAGTCCATagtcttgtttccttttttcttaaatatatacgTGTATGAAACAGAGTGATgactgacattttctttttttaagttccctGTAGCTACTCAAAATCTAACCAGCTAAAAATGAGCCCTCCCCTCAAGCTTCTTGGCTATTATACAGAACTGTACACATCCTGTAACCACATACATTAAACCCATCAAGTAATTTCAAGAGACCCATCCTTGGGCTCTTTAATCCTCCATAGTGCACCTGATGGGTGCCAGGCTGGGCAGTGGGAGGTGGAAGGGCAGAGAGGGACAAAATGACAAAAAGCTATCCCAGTCCTCTGGTTCccccctatacacacacacacacacacacacacacacacacgcacacgcacatgcacacacacacgcatagatATGCATTCACCCTTACTAGGCCTAAGAGCACCCATCCTGCCCAACATACATTCTTAGTAACAGGAAAGTTTTCCAAGACATTGAGTAAGAATAAAATGTTTCTGAGAAATCACTGCAATTCAGTCAACTCTAGGAAAACAAAGGTTAAATAGAAGGCATAAACGACCAAGAAAAATTAAGATTTCCTCCCCAAGCAAGTCCTGTACACACTTTAGTCCACCATATAAATACTTCTCCAGATTTTTACTTTGGCTCCTCCTTTAGGACCAGCACTGAACCAGGCCCCCTTTCAtaaggtggggagagggagagttAAGCTCACCTGATCCCAGCTCTCTTCAGGTAGACTCTAGAGGTTCAACCAGGAGCCTCACAGGAGGAAAGGTTTCTAGGATCAAGTCCCTAATTAGTTACACAAAGAGAAAACCATGAACAATTTGTGCATTTGGTGgtatttacttctttcttttaacaAACTGCCTTTTGGGAACAGAGTTGTCATAAGGGCAAATCAATCACTTCAGGAGGATTAGAATGAAGAGGGGGATGCAAAGGGGAGGCAAATGGTTTAGCTCAAAGTCTGCCTTCTATGTTAACCCATTGTTTGGTCTCATTTGAGAGCTACATGCTCTGTGTTGTAAGAAACGAGATCAGAAACATTAAGGAACCAAGAATTCAGCTTGCCACCAACATATTGTGATCCACTAGGCACAAAATATGTTTTAtgcttgtatgtatgtatatataaatagacAGATGTAGATatgagtaattttaaaattaatttttgttttctgagttcCTTTTTGTCAGTCTGTGTTTCCCAAAGACCTTTTACCCTCCGGAGGTAAATTttaaatcctaaatattcattgttcAAGCTGATGCTAAGTCCAGGGAGATGGACCCCCATTTCTAGGAACTCCATAGGCATTGTTTGGACAAAATAGGAGTATCTGTGGTGATGAAACCAAACAGGTTAACCCATCGCTGAACAGAACAGCTTTCAAAGAAGTCAGCTACAGTGAAGCCACTGGTCTTGATCTACCTTGATCTTCATGTTTCCTGGGCTGTGATAGGGACCTGGGCAAAGAGGTTGGCCTGCTTATGCCTTAGCTGGTGGGAagtctccccacctcctccccctccccaagtATAGGCCAGCCCAAGCTTTTGGCTAAGGGACTCAGCCACCACCACTACTACCACCACACCAACCTGAGCTTTCCTAGGGTCTGGGAACGATCCCAGGAGAGACACCCGTGGTGGGCTCTGATCAGAACACACGGTTGGAGTTTGGCTCTGCTCAGGTCACAAACACTTTATTTCATATCCCAGCCCAGATAGACACCCAGGCTCCGAGGAGGTGTTCCCCCATTGTGACCACCACTCGCCCGGGGCTGAGGCTCGGCACTGACCGGGTCGTAACTGCCAAGGGCCTGACAATGGGCACATCTGTCCTTTCTCTGAGGGATGAAAGCACCTAAGCGGACACGCTCTGCCTTTTGTTacggacttttttttctttcttttgtaaatgaaaaaaagcCGGCATGTGGCAGCCGGAATACGTCCCATACCGGGGGCTTCCCCACGCGTCCCCAACCAGGCCCAAGGACCAGGTTCGATTCCGGATTGGAGCGTGATTGTGGAAAGCGGACAATTACTCCCGAAACTGTATTGATTTTCAAATCTGGAGGCTTCTCGCAGGGACGCCGGGAAGAGGGCGTCCCTACGGGCCAAGCAGAGACCGGCGCGCCTGGTCCACCGTGCGGGCGTCAGTCCTTCCGCAAGCAGCGGCCTCTGGGTGCTTTACCAGGAGGGCCATGAAGAAGCCGCAGGAACAGCACGAACCTCTGCGGCCCCATCAGAACCCACGAGTTAACATAGGAACCCACCCAGGgcacttaaaacacacacacacacacacacacacacacacacgccgaaTCATTCACGAAGTGGCGCACCGCTTAATTATCAGCTGAACCGGAGAAGGACCCAGGCGGCGGAGGACAGAGAGGTATGGCCGGGCCGGGACTCTTGGCACTAAGCGCGCCTCTTCGCAGAGCATGGAAGAGCAAGGGTGGGTAAAGTGTTAGGGAGCACAGAGGTTGTCGACAGAACAGCCACTGGGTTGACCAAGgcctttaaaatatttgctcCCCTCGCCGGCAAAAGGTCAAACACCTGAAGCTGGGGAGAGCGTGGACTCCCAGGGGCCCTCCCGGGAAACAGGCCAGGGTGGAAGAAGTGATGACACCAGCTGAGGCTCCCTGGGTAACCTTCACCCGGAGGCGGCAACTGGAGAGAGGGGCGATGGCTCTTTAGGCGTCGTGCGCCACTGGGGATGCGAGCCCAGCAAGCGCGGCCGGGGACTGGGAGGAGAGCCCACCCAAGCCTGGGAGCCAAGGGGGGCGCCAGTTTCCCGGCGCGGGGTAGCAACCCCAGGCCGCGCTCTACGTTAGACACTCGCACGCGTCCGCCGCTTCCCCGCCACCCGGCGCTGCTGGTAAGGCGTGGAGGCCCCCCACCTTCATTTGTACCGGGACGTCACCGACCGAGAGCGCGGGGACCGAGGGGGCGGGGCCGATTGGCGCGCCTGCGCGCTGCGCCCGGCTGGCGGGAGGGTGGGccgcggcggtggcggcggcggcggcggcggcggcggcggcggaacAGCGGCCACAGAGTCTGCAACAGTAACCGAGCCATGGCTGGAGCTGGCCAGCGGCACGGACAGGCAGCAGCCGCGGAAGGCGCGCGGGCTGCGTCAGGGGAGCCGGGGGCCTCACAATTCTAAGAAGGAGAGGGGCGAGAGGGGGCCAGGGGCGGGAGGGCTGGGGGCACCGCGCTCGCCCAACGGCGCGGATCCGTTTtggaaattaatattaaaaaaaaaaaaaaacgaggaCGCAGAGGGGAAGGTGGGGGCAAGAGGGAAGGCGAGACACTCTGAGAGGGAGACAGAGCCCCACcgtgagaggaaggaaggaaggcaacAGTCGCCAGCAGCCGATGTGAAAACCGGACTGCGTGCGCCCTTCGCCGCCTCTGCCCGGCCTCATCGATGTTGTGTCCGCCGCCCGCTCGCCCAGATCACGATGAACGCGCAGCTGACCATGGAGGCAATCGGGGAGCTGCACGGGGTGAGCCATGAGCCGGTGCCGGCCCCTGCCGACTTGCTGGGCGGCAGCCCCCACGCGCGAAGCTCGGTGGCTCACCGCGGCAGCCACCTGCCGCCGGCGCACCCGCGCTCCATGGGCATGGCGTCCTTGCTGGACGGCGGCAGCGGGAGCGGcgattaccaccaccaccaccgggCCCCCGAGCACAGCCTGGCCGGCCCGCTGCACCCCACCATGACCATGGCCTGCGAGACGCCGCCAGGTATGAGCATGCCCACCACCTACACCACCCTGACCCCGCTGCAGCCGCTGCCGCCCATCTCCACCGTCTCGGACAAGTtcccccaccatcaccatcaccaccaccaccaccacccgcaCCACCACCAGCGCCTGGCGGGCAACGTGAGCGGCAGCTTCACGCTCATGCGGGACGAGCGCGGGCTGGCCTCCATGAACAACCTCTATACCCCCTACCACAAGGACGTGGCCGGCATGGGCCAGAGCCTCTCGCCCCTTTCCGGCTCCGGTCTGGGCGGTATCCACAACTCCCAGCAAGGGCTCCCACACTATGCCCACCCGGGTGCCGCCATGCCCACCGACAAGATGCTCACCCCCAACGGCTTCGAAGCCCACCACCCGGCCATGCTCGGTCGTCACGGGGAGCAGCACCTCACGCCCACTTCGGCAGGCATGGTTCCCATCAACGGCCTTCCTCCGCACCACCCCCACGCCCACCTGAACGCCCAGGGCCACGGGCAACTCCTGGGCACGGCCCGGGAGCCCAACCCTTCGGTAACCGGCGCGCAGGTCAGCAATGGAAGTAATTCAGGGCAGATGGAAGAGATCAATACCAAAGAGGTGGCGCAGCGTATCACCACCGAGCTCAAGCGTTACAGCATCCCACAGGCCATCTTCGCGCAGAGGGTGCTCTGCCGTTCCCAAGGGACCCTCTCGGACCTGCTACGCAACCCCAAACCCTGGAGCAAACTCAAGTCCGGCCGGGAGACCTTCAGGAGAATGTGGAAGTGGCTGCAGGAGCCGGAGTTCCAGCGTATGTCTGCGCTCCGCTTAGCAGGTGAGCGGCCAAGTTGTTGGGCGCGAAAGCAGATAAGGTATTGGGGAAGTTAAAGGGAcccaaggaggaagggaaggacagCATTCTGTGCACGCTTCATCCCGTCCTTCTTTCACCGAGAGGGGGGGTTCCTAGGCCTGGAAGAGCCAGAGCGTGGCTCCCGGGAGCAGACAGCCTCTTCCAGGACTCAGTGCATTGGGCTGTGGAAGGTACCGGGAGCTGAGCGGAGCGGCCTGGGTGATTGAGGGGGCGCATTTGTGCTGGGAAACAGCGCAGGAAGCTCGCACAACCATAGGAGGAGAGAAATCCCCACACCTGGATGGATTACGATTTGTGCGTCGCTTCTGGGTTTCGCACTCGGGTTTGGGGAAAGACAGGCGAAACGTGCGTGAAACTGCGCGCAGATGCTGCCAACCAGTATCCCTGGCACATACCTGGGCGCTGCGCTGGAGCGTGCAGGAGCTGCCTGCCAATGTTTATCTGAACTCCCTGCGTTGACTCCCCCCTCCGGCGCTCACTCTAGTGGCACGGAGAAGGGCAGGGGTCTGGGGAGTAGGGAGCGCACTCTGGGAGTTCCAGCAAAAGGTTATGGAACCGCGGCGGTGGGTATGTGGCGCAGATGCTTCCTAAGATTTAGCACGCACTTTGCGCAGGTGACCGACTGTTGAGTCCGAGGCAGACCGTGCCAAGGTCCAGGTGAGGGCGGCCAAGGAATAAGGGGGCTTCTAGCTGAGCCCAGAGACCGCTTTCGTTACCGATTCGCTTAGTACgtctcattttgttttattcttccgCATGAATTTTCGTCTGAATCCCCATGCAGGGGGTGGGAGTGTGAGAGGAAAAAACCAAGTCTTCGAGCAGAGGTCTCCTGGCCCCAAACCCCGAGGCACTAGTGTTTCTGAGTTGGGCGGGAAGGTCTCGGTGGCGCTGCATACACACAGCGCCCAGCTCCCCCAGCCTCTCTAGGCCAAGGATATGGGGAAGGCTCTGGTCGGCCGACTGGCGGAGAGGACAAGAGACGTCAGCTTGAATCACACGGGGGGCTTCAAGCAGATTCAGCCACCACCTAGGGCAGAGGACAAGCGGAGAGGTAGAGCCAAGGGGAGCTGAGGGGCAACTCGGTTTGATGAGACCGGGGCTGAGTTGATTGACTCTCGGGTACATGCTGCCGCTCCCTACCCCATCCTAGCCCGGCGCCCTCGTCtgattcctggagaagaaaaaggtaaAAGCCGGAATGAGGGTTTGTTAATTAACTGATCGTTCTCCATTAATTCGTCCCTGGAGTACGAGAGACAGTCAATCCGCTCAGAGCCGGGGGCACTGAGCCGTTTCACAGTCTAAAATCAAAGCGAGAGGCCggggccccctcccccgcctcgtGCGGGCCAATGAGAAGCTCGAGGGGAGCAGGTGCCGGCGTCCCCGCGAGCCTGCGTCTAGAGCCGGAGAGGACTCAAAGCACTCCTGGCGTGTGAGCTCCTGTGGCCTAGCTGCCCGAGCGCCTCGCCGCCGGAGCCTCTGCCCCCGCCAGGTTTTCCAGCCCAACCCCGCGCTCGTAGGCTCCAAGCAGCCCCCAGGAGGACTCGTGCAGCCTTACCCAGAAGTCTGGAGAGGCTGGGGTAAGGGGACGGGAGGGGCAAGAAAGAGATTGACCGGGTACCCTCTGGGGCTCCCGCAATTCCATTCCGTAGTTGTGTGTGCAGCCAGCAGATCGCCCCCTATCCCAGGGGTTGACCGAGACCCCAGGACAGCTGAAGTTCTAGAAGGAACGGCCGAAAAGGCTATTCCTCTCCCTGACTGCTTCGCCTCTACGGGCGCCCAAGGTAGTGCCTTTTCACACGCGCGCACGCCAGGACAGCCTGGAGTCGGGCTTCAGGGCCTTTTACCCAGGCGGTGTCCACACAGGCCTCGATTGGTGGGGTTAGGGGAATGCAAGGAGGGGGTGCAGGTGGAAAGCGTCCCCTCGGGAAAACTCGCTCCCACCCCCTACCTCGTGGAGGCACTTCTTCAGGACTTCAACGACTCTTTCCCCAGGGCCTCCTATCTCCCCCTCGAAAGACTGACTGAGAAGTTAGGTGCAGAGACGACCCCGGAGCCCTGGCATCCCGCCCTGACCCGCAGGAGCAGCGTCCTCTGACCTCCTTGCGTGGGCAGGCCGGGGCGGTGCGGGCGGCGTACCCACCAGGGCTCTCGGGGACCCAGGTTATCCGAGGGGCCGCTGCCTGGCAGCCAGTAGAGAGTCGTGCTCAGCCCCTGCGCCGAGGCGCGTGGCCTTTTCCtcggtgaggtgggggtggggaaggaaaacCGGGGACTGTGGCGGAACAGGCGTTTGGCGCCAAACCCCCAGCGAACTCTGCATCCTAAGACCCGGATGGAGAGCCGtctcttccattttcctttctttaacttCATTAAAGGGGTGGGGCTGGCTGGGATGAGCGTGCTTGCGGAGCCAGCCGGGATCAATCCCATTATGCAGGAAGAACCACGACTTGTTTTTAAGACACCGACTAACAGCGAGCCGTCctgttaacattttcttttacggaaaaaaaaaggggggggggggtcagaTTCCTGGGCCGTTGAAATGATCTCTTGTAGGTCCTAACTGCAGGTGACTTCAAACAGATTGCAGGGCATGTTGGCCCCAGCGGTGGGACAtcgccgccccctccccgctgccAGCTCCGTCCGATGCACAGAGGAAGGTGCCACTTACAGCTCTGCTCGGCTTTGCATTCAAAGACCCCCCTCACACTCGTTTCTACCCCATTCCAGGCAAGGCCCATCGAGGTCGGTTCCTTGACTGGGTGGAGGAAGAGTAGCTTCTTCGTGGCCCTCCTGGTACCCCAGGTTCCGGGCAGGTGGCAGCCTGTTTGGAGAGACGCGTTCTCTTCACGAAATTATATCGGCTGGTGGAAGACAAGAGACAGGAGGAAATTTTCACCAAATTaactacctttaaaaaaatcaatatatgttCCCTCAATGTAGTACTTGCTGCTGCTCCATTTAAGTGCAGTGCGACTAGGCTCACGTTGCGTCTCCTCCcaggtggggagagagggctgGGCTGTGCGGGTGGGGGGCGCCCGCCTCTGACGTGGGCGCCTGTTAAGACGGGAGATTAGTTTCCAATTAAAGATTCCAGAAGACTCTGGCCACATTAGGGGAGCTGCCAGTGCAATAAGTGGCTGCAAGTGCACACCCACCAGCGGGCATGGCCGGGAGTCTGGTGCCCGACTCCCGCCCTGAGGCACCTGGAGGTGGAGAAACCTCCAAACTGCAGCGCCCGGGAGCCACACGGGTCCGCAGCACCCAGGACTGCTCCTGTTTCCAGGCTGGCACTTGCCTCAAGgccacctggagaagggcaggggtgggggtgagggggtggcagTCTGGTCAGAAGGCGGCCATGAGAAAAGTCTCTCCCCGGCCAACCTGGGCCATGTTTGCCATAAGTGGCCTTGCGGTCTGGTTGATTGATAACTGGCCCCCGCACAAGTCCATTTgctttttgttaatatttatccCAGCGGGTGACACTTCAACTGTCCCCTCATTTCCCTGGACCAAGGGAGCCAAGCAGAAGGAGTGCATTTCTGGGCCCTGGGAACCCCACTTCCCGAATCCTCGAGGACTCTGGGCCGGGAGAAAAGCCAGGACTGGGCGTGCGGAATGCAGGAGCAGAAGGGTTCCTGGGCCCaagagtaggaggagaaggtgCCAAATGGACTAGTTCCCCCACGCCCGGGTGGGCGTCTCAGCGCCGCGGGTCCCGGCAGTGCAGCTGCTCCCAGCCGGCTGTGGCTGGAACAAAGGGCCCGTGGGGCGCTGCGGACCGAGTCAGCCTCGCAGCCTGGGGGCGAGGGGGGCTGGCTGCCGGGGAGGAGGGCCTCTTCCGAAGCTCTCATAGACTCCCTCCAGCGTGGCCTGGGGGGCAGCCAGTTGTCAGGCAGAGGCAGAGTCCCCTCACCAACTCGGGCCCAATGATCACCTTGCTCCCGGGGAGTTGGTTTGGGACCCCCTGACACACCAGCCGAACAGGTCTGTCTGTTGGAGTCCAATCACCAGATGCCTTTGCCTGCACCTTTCTCCCAGCCCATCTCTGAGTCCTGGAGGCCTTGTGATAATAGTTCTCCCTTGCGGTCCACTCTGGGGATCACAAActccagggaggagaggagggaacacATGGAGTTAAATGTGCATGTGATGAAGATCACAGCAGATAGTTTGACTAGAGTGGAGGAGACTTGCTGGTCGTTGTGTGGTGACCTGGTGTCGGTGCATTGAGCACGGCCGCCAGAGACAATAAACCCTGCGGCCTGTTCCTAGGGCAGTTGGCTCTCCCACCAGCGGGTGCAGCCCCAAGTCAGAGGGCGATCAGGGTCAGTAGAAACCCAATCCTGCCATAGCTGTTTTGTACCAGGCACTTGGGACGATCTGTGCCAAAAACAGCAAGGTTGTGTTGTAGCAGCAGAATGACTCAAATCCCAGGCTGCATCTTTATCTTCAAACTTCCAGCGCTCAGTGCCAGGTGGGGAGCTAAACTCCTGCCCTCGATGCCCTCCATCTGGACTCACCTTCCCCCAGTAACTTAGGGGATCGGGACTGTGCTCCAGTAACTGCGTGCGCCCCCTGCGGGCCACACGGCCAGGCACCCAGCAAACCTCGGTGCCTCAATCAAATGCGAAAAGAGGCTTTGTTTTAGAACACTGAAGTCCTAGTGATTTTCAACCGATAACTGTTTTGATTGGTAGAGTGTAGTGGAGGGAGGAAAGGATACTTAATGGATCTGTCTTGGTCCTACACACTTCCTGGGTATTACCCCACTGGTGAGACAAAATCACCATTCCCCCAAATTATACCCCAACTCTAACCTCTCCAAACAAGATAGCATGTTTGGAATTTATATCCAAATTATACTTTTGCTGCCATGTTGAGAATATCAGGGTCACAGTAGAGAAGGTGACCCTGGCAATCTGAAATCAGAGATTGGGGCTCAGGGTGTAGTGAAGGGAGGGTGGATTAGCGTtccctttgttttgttgtttcccCTTCCAGCTAACTGATGGGAGTTAGAAGGCTGCCCTGAGGCTCTGAGCTTGAAGCTCTTTGTTTGCTGTCTGGTGGGATGTACTTGGAGGCCTGGCAGCCTGAAGCCCCAGTATGGCGTCAGGACCCTGGACAGGGCTCAGTCAGTCCTGTTATCTGGATTTCTCTTGCCCTTGGAAAGTGGCTAAGATGGCTTTGAAGAGTTGTGGTGAGGAAACAAAAGTTAACAGCTAATATTTCAAAGTTTATGCGAAATCATGAGGCCCTGCCAGTAGTATCCACGGGCACAATCAAGTAATAATGGAAAAGATCAAACCTACCCTCGTCGATCAGGTGGTTGAgcttttcttccctcccccagcAGCTTTCTGCATGCGTCTGAGTGCACATGCACACCTGCTTATACAATCGGAATTTGAGTCCCTATGGGTGTGACAGGGGTTGGATCATTAAGCTAAAACGTTCAATTCAGTCCCTTTGATCCGTGCTGGGGAAAATCTATAGTCATCTCTAATCTATGAGGTCTTTAAGGAGGTTGTTACATGAGCTGTTTTGATGTCATCATTTTCACATTCATGGCAAATTCAGCTAATCAAACAGATGCTGCTACCCAAAGTTCTCAGAAGAAAGAGTTCTTGCAGAGTATATCGGTAAAATTTATTCTTGATTtccttataagaaagaaaatcctCAAGT of the Muntiacus reevesi chromosome 7, mMunRee1.1, whole genome shotgun sequence genome contains:
- the ONECUT1 gene encoding hepatocyte nuclear factor 6; its protein translation is MNAQLTMEAIGELHGVSHEPVPAPADLLGGSPHARSSVAHRGSHLPPAHPRSMGMASLLDGGSGSGDYHHHHRAPEHSLAGPLHPTMTMACETPPGMSMPTTYTTLTPLQPLPPISTVSDKFPHHHHHHHHHHPHHHQRLAGNVSGSFTLMRDERGLASMNNLYTPYHKDVAGMGQSLSPLSGSGLGGIHNSQQGLPHYAHPGAAMPTDKMLTPNGFEAHHPAMLGRHGEQHLTPTSAGMVPINGLPPHHPHAHLNAQGHGQLLGTAREPNPSVTGAQVSNGSNSGQMEEINTKEVAQRITTELKRYSIPQAIFAQRVLCRSQGTLSDLLRNPKPWSKLKSGRETFRRMWKWLQEPEFQRMSALRLAACKRKEQEHGKDRGNTPKKPRLVFTDVQRRTLHAIFKENKRPSKELQITISQQLGLELSTVSNFFMNARRRSLDKWQDEGGSNSGNSSSSSSTCTKA